The Prosthecobacter fusiformis sequence CATCCACCGGTTTGACGAGATGATGATCAAACCCTGCCTCCATCGCGCGCTGTCTATCCTCTTCTTGGCCATAGCCGGTGACGGCGATGAGCAAAGGCTGGCTTTCCGCAAACTCCTGTCGCAACAGCCGCGCCACCTCATAACCATCCATGCTGGGCAGCCCGATATCCAGCACGACAGCCTGGGGGACCTGTCCACGGGCCTTTTCCAATGCCTCAGGGCCGTCATAAGCCACACTGACTTCATGGCCCACCCTCTTCAGGAGTTTAGACAGACCCACTGCGGAGTCCACGTTATCATCCACCACCAGCACCCGGAGAGATTTCCCCTTATCGGCGGGACCAGCCCCTATGTTCTGATCGCTGGATACCTGCGCCACTGCTGCGGGAAGATAAACCGTGAAGCTGCTGCCCAGCCCTGGCCCCTCGCTGTGAGCTTCCACTTTACCCCCATGCATTTCTGTGAGCTTTTGTACAATCGTCAGGCCGATGCCAAGTCCGCCTTCACTCCTGGCGATGGAGCGCTCCCCCTGGGTGAAGAGCTGGAACATTTCCGGCAACCGCTTCGGCTCGATGCCCATCCCATTGTCTTTGATGGTCACCACAATATCTTGTCCCTGACGGCTAGCCAGCAACTGGATCCTTCCGCCTTTAGGCGTGTATTTCGCCGCATTGGTGAGCAAATTCAAAACCACCTGTTCGATTCGTGTCGGGTCGGCTTTGAGATAAAGTTTCCCTCGTTCAAAGTCGCAGGTGAAATGGTGACCGCGCTCTGTCATCAATGGCCGCGCGGAATCACAAGCCCGGTCCAGGATCATGGCCATGTCTGTAATCGCATGACGAAGACGGATCTTGCCGGTCGTGATCCTGGATACATCAAGCAAGTCGTCAATCAGGTGAGCTAACTGGTTGGTCTGACGCTCAATCACCCCTGCTGCCCAGGCCTGAGTTTCGAGATCGCTCGTCGTCTTCAGCAGCGTGGCCGCGTTTGAGACCGAGGCCAGGGGATTTCGCAGTTCATGGGCGAGCATGGCCAGGAACTCATCCTTCCTGCGATCCGCCTGCAAAGCATCAGCGGTCATTTTTTCCCTCTCCTCCAGCAGGGAGCGTACCTGGTACTGCCGCCGACGCGATCTCATGGCAGATTCCAAAGTACTGACCAAGGTGCCTGGGCGTACAGGGCGCTCAATGATGGAAGCATTTCCAGTAGGCTCCAGAGCAGCAAGCTGCCTCCTGCGGATGGCGGATTCTCCGGTGCCAGTAATGATCACAATGGGCAGGTCTGACCAGGAGGGCTGCTTTTGCAGTAAAAGAATGAGGTGACGGATGGTATGGTCAGTCAGCACCTCTTCAGCAAGGAGCAGAGCTCCGCAGCCAGCCTCCACCCTCTGGCATAGATCGCCAAAACCTTCACAGATGGCAGCATCCAAGCCGGCCTTTTTTAGAAATTCGAAGGTCAACCGTGCATCATTTCGGGTGGGGGCCAGGATGAGGATATCCGACTCGCTTCTGCCTGCCGCTTCTCCTTCTGAGACTTGGCTCTCGAAGCGGGCAGATGCTGCGGATGATTCTTCCATGAATAAGCGCGGTTTTCGGTGTCACTTTTCGATCACAAAATTTGGCACCCCTGTGAGCACTCCCTGGAGTTCACGTAAAGGTTCCCCCACCTTGATCCCGGCGGCTGTCACCGTCATTCCACGGATCGTTCGTTCATGATCGCCACTGCGTTTCTTGATGACAGAAACTGCCTGTTTCACCTCCCCCCGAGACTCATAAAAGCGAAGCAAGACCACGGTGTCCGCCAGATAAGTCAGATCCACTGACGACTGCATCTGGCCGATCAGGCCCTGCTGCGCCAGCACCATGATCGTGATGACCCCTTGCTGATTCAAATAAGCCAGGAGCTCGTGTAGTTGCAGGATGAGATAGCGCTCAGCAGGCATGGCATTCAGGTAACCATTGATGCTGTCAATGATGATCATATTGAATCCATCCTTGCTCACAGCCACGCGGGCACGATGAGCCAGCTCTCCTGGGGAAATTTCTGCCGGATCCACGCATTGGATATCAATCAGCCCATTCTCCACCATTGGCCTTAAATCCATTCCTAACTTGGCGGAGCGATCCATCAAGGTGCCCACCGTCTCATCAAAGACAAACACCAACACTTTTTTCCCTTGCTCGGCAGCCGTTAGAGCAAATTGAAGAGTCAGGGTCGATTTGCCAGTCCCGGGCGGACCCATTAAAATCGTACTCGTGCCTCTGCCTAGACCGCCCCCCAAGAGCGAATCGAGCTCAGGGATGTTACTGGAAAAGTTTTCACGGGGAAATTCATAATTTAGTCTCTCTGTTACAAGGCGCGGGTAGATCACCATGCCGCCTTTCTTCAGGTTCAAGTCATGGGTCCCTTCCAGAAAGTCCGATCCCCGGATCTTCACCACGCGCAACTGCCGCTGTGAGACCCCATAACCTGAGCTTAAGCTCGACAGGTTTAGCACCCCATGAGCAATGCTTTCCACCTGCAAGTCATTGCTGTTAGAGGACCGGTCATCCAGGAGCAGAACAGTGCATTCCCTACCGGCGAAAAATTGCTTTAGCTGTAAAATCTGGCGTCTATAGCGCAGGGGTGTATCCGCCAACATTCTCAGTTCAGAAAGCGAATCGAACACGACACGCGCTGGACCAATGCGGATCACCTCATCGATCAACGCGCTGATGGTGCGGTTCAGCTCAATCTCGGATGGGTGAAAAAACGTATTTTCGCTGTCATTGCGGATCTTCTCTTCAATGGAAGAAAGTTCATAAAGCTGGATGCCAGAGAGATCCCACCCGTGAGAATCGGCAACGACCAGGATCTCATCCCGTGTCTCAGAAAGGGTGATGTACAAGCCTTTTTCGCCGACTTTTTTTCCTTCCAGCAGAAACTGCATGGCCAAGGTTGTTTTGCCTACTCCGGGGTCTCCTTTTAGCAAATAAAGCCGATTCCTCGGCAATCCCCCCTTAAGAATGACGTCGAGCCCTTCGACGCCCGTTGCACAGCGGTCGCTGTGTAATACAGTGGGCTGGGTATCCATAACTCAATTGTTCAGGTTTTTTCGGATAGGGCTTGGTGAACCGTATCCTTTTACATGTATAATTCGTTTCGACGGCTCGGGATGGACTTCAAAAAAAACGCCCTGAAAAAATCAGGGCGCTTAAGATTTGAAGGAAGATGGCTGGAGTATTACCAGCGCATACGGGCCCCTGCCCGCACGGTCCGGCTCTCGTCACCCATATCCAGTCCCAGGTTCAGATCCACCTGGTGAAAGACACGGAAATAAGCTCCGAAATCGACGATCTTGCTATCATAATCGTTAGCACTGCTGACCGTCACCCCAGCCTGGAGTTCCAGCCTTTGGCCCAATTGATAGCGCAGGCTCGGCCGTATATAAATGCCTCCATCCGTATAGCTGATGCTGGTTCCTGAAGAGCTGAGGTTTGCATACACCAGACCGATTTCCCCGACAAAGTGCAGGTTGTTCGTGATGGCCAAATACGCACCCCCACCGATGGTGATGACAGAGAGATCATAGTCGGCTTCGGAAGCGCCACGCACACTTTTCTTGCCCGTACCGCTGCTCCAGTTAAAGCCGCCTTTGATGAAAAAGATGGTCGGAAGATCCATCGAAAGAGTCACGCCCAGTCCATGACTGCCGTTCAGTTCGCCGCCTTTGGGATCCACATACCGATAGCCTGCTTCCAGGTACCGATAGTTCAGCATGTTACTCCCGTTCATGCTTTGCTGTACCCCGCCCCAGCTATTGGTCGTCGCCGGCTGCTGATATCCATATCCCGGTGCCGCAGGCTCCATCATGGTCGGCCCGGAATAGGGAGAACTCATGGTCGGCGGCGGCAAGGTCGGCGACATGGCCGTGTAACCCGTATTTCCATAAAGACCTGAACCTGCGGAGGGGTATCCAGGATAAGCAGGAGCGCCAGGCGTCTGCGCGTCAGCCACAGCAGGAATGAATGCAGCGACCAGCAGGGAGATGAGAGCAGATTTCATGGGTTTGCGGGGTAAACCTTGATTATTCGTATATCTTAAATAATTCAAAATAAACCCAACTGCACTCATTTTTTTCAATATTCTCACTTTTTGAGTCAGTGCGGCTGTTGTTTTGGCTACTGCCGCCTTATCCTCAGGATGAGGCAGGAAGAGATTCTAGCGCCCGCAGGCGCTCTACCAGAGGCGGGTGGCTGTAGTGCATCCACACCGTCAGCGGGTGGGGCTGCGGATGCGCCAAGTGATCCCGCGAGAGCCTTTTTAATCCTTCTGTGAGTGGCCGGTGACTTCCCACTGCCCTGGCGGCAAAGGCATCCGCCTCAAATTCATGCTTGCGGCTCATGGCCAGGCCGAGCAGGCCCGTAAGGACACCCAGCGGTTTATAGATCATCCCAAACAGGACCAATCCCATGCCTACCGGCGTGCCATGCACCCCGAACGCGGCAAAGAACTGTGGCGATTTCAGCGCCCAGCCCATGAGTCCCAGCATCAGGCCCATTTCAGCCAGGCTCAGGGCCAGCATCACGGGTACATGGCGGCATTTATTGTGGCCGATCTCATGCGCCAGAATGGCCACGATCTCATCCGTGGTATGGCTTTTCAAAAGGGTATCATAGAGAGCGATGCGGCGCGTTTTGCCAAAACCAGCGAAGAAGGCATTGCCCTTCGTGGACCGGCGTGACCCGTCCACCACGCTGACTTCATTCACTGGAAAGTCGAGTTTCCTGGCCAGCCCAAAGATGGCTTCCCGCAGTTCCCCCGCTTCCATTGGCTGAAATTTGAGGAAAAGCGGCATGATCACACGCGGTGCCAACCAAGTCATCAAGAGAGTAAAGATGGCGATGAAAAGCCAGGCATACAGGGCCGGCCAAGCCTGAGTCTGGAAGAACCACACGATTACCCCCGCCACAGGCAGACCGATGACGGCCATCAGCGCTAGACTTTTGAAATGATCGCTGATGAAGGTGGCGGGCGTGGTCTTGTTAAAACCGTAGCGGGCCTCCACCCCAAAGGTGTCCCATGCATCAAACGGCAGGCTGATCCACGTCTGCGCCAGGACCACCAGGGCTATAACAAATACGCCAGTGACCACGGGGCCCCGTCCCTGGCCTTCAGCCCACGCTTGCAGCCAGCCAAAGCCGCCGCTCCACCAAAACACGACGAGCACTCCCAGCAGAGTCACATCCCGAGTGAAGCTGACCCGTTTGGAATCGCGAATGTAATCCACCAGTTTCTCACGTGTTTCTTCAGAGAAGACACCCACTAAAGAATCCGGAATCGCCCGCCCGAGGCGAGACAGGTTTAAAAGGGTGGCGAAAAATTCGAGGTGGAAAACGCCGATCACACCCACAAGGGCGGCGATGAACCATGGGTTGGACAAAGACATGCAGAAACTCCTTCACGCTCTTTTGGCTGATTTCCAACCACAAAAAAAAGCAGACGGTTTCCCGTCTGCTTTTTGAAATGGATGGATACCGGGGATTACTCGGCGTTTTCTTCGACGTAACGAACGACATCACCCACGGACTGAAGCTTCTCAGCTTCTTCATCAGGAACGTCGATGCCGAACTCTTCTTCGAAGGCCATCACCAGTTCAACGGTGTCCAGGGAATCTGCACCCAGATCTTCGATGAACTTGGCTTCTTGGGTCACCTGCTCAGGGTTCACGCCGAGCTGTTCGACGATGATGTCACGGACTTTTTCTTGGATGTTGTCTGCCATAAATTAAGGGGGATGGTGCGGCGGAGAGGTAGCGGCTGGTTATTATTTGGCAAGAACGAATTCGCTCTTTTTTTAAACTAACGGATTCCTTTCAATTGGAAGTGCTTACTCAGTCTCCTTTTTATCGTCCTCATTAACTGCCGCTGGTTCAGGTATCTTCTCGATCAGTTCTCCTTGGAAGTTGGCGGTTAAGCGTTCCAACACACGCACAGCGCCATCAAATTTCAGGTCGTCAATGATGGCCTTTTTTTCGCGTGTACCGTCTTTTTCGCGATGCCAGGCATAAGCCAGACCTTTATTGTCCCATTTACGCTTATCCACTTTAAAGACCTGGGTAAAGAGCACCGTTTCTCCCTCAGGTGTGGTCCAGCGGTCCGCCTCTGCGCACAGGACTTTCTTACAATTCAGAAACATATTCAATGCCACCCCTGCCGCCACCAGCAGGGTGCAGGTACCCCACCAAAACTGGTCCCGAATCTGCCTATCAGTCCACCGGTGCGGTTTTTCCGGCCAGTTATGTTCAGCCGCATAGGATACCCAGCGAGGGGGCTCGCCATTTTTGCCTGCGGGCAGTCCCTGGGCCTCGGTCTCCTTCACCCACTGCTCCAGCCTCCCGCCAGACTTAGCTTCGTCATACCCCTTCAGCACCACCTTTTCGAACCAGTCCTTTTGATCCGCGATTTTGTTCGCCGCATGGTATCCGTATTTCCAGTCGTAAAGGAACCAAAGCCCCATCAGCGCCAGCATGCCGGACATCAGGCCCAGACGGCGAAAATACCACGGTGTGACGCGGCACACGATGGTCTCGGTGGATGAGGGTGGCGGTGACGGATCCATGGTTTCACTCAGAGCCCCGCCGCACCGTGCTTGCAACCTGCGTTTTTTCTCACCCATCCATCACTTCCAAATTTGGCCTTACTTTGCAACGGCATGAAATTCAGGGCCGGTTATGCATAATGCGTCGTAATTTAAGCAACCCCCCAATCAATCAAGTATGACAATGATACTACTGTTCCTCGGAACCATGGCTCTCTCGCTCTTCGCCTCATGGAAGGTGCGCAGTGCCTATAACCGTTATTCCCAGGTGCGTGCTTCCAGCGGCTATACAGGCGCGGAGATCGCCCAACGTATCCTGGACCTCAACAACATCCGGGATGTCACCATCCACTCCACGCCGGGCCACTTGACGGACCATTATGATCCCTCCAACCGCCGCCTTGTGCTGTCGGAGGAAAACTACCATGGCACTTCTGTGGCAGCCCTGGGCGTGTCCGCCCATGAGTGTGGCCATGCCATCCAGCATAAGCAGCTCTATGGCCCCCTCCAGTGGCGCATGGCGGCGGTCGGCATCACCAGCATCGCCAGCCAGATCGTCATGTGGG is a genomic window containing:
- a CDS encoding ATP-binding protein, with translation MEESSAASARFESQVSEGEAAGRSESDILILAPTRNDARLTFEFLKKAGLDAAICEGFGDLCQRVEAGCGALLLAEEVLTDHTIRHLILLLQKQPSWSDLPIVIITGTGESAIRRRQLAALEPTGNASIIERPVRPGTLVSTLESAMRSRRRQYQVRSLLEEREKMTADALQADRRKDEFLAMLAHELRNPLASVSNAATLLKTTSDLETQAWAAGVIERQTNQLAHLIDDLLDVSRITTGKIRLRHAITDMAMILDRACDSARPLMTERGHHFTCDFERGKLYLKADPTRIEQVVLNLLTNAAKYTPKGGRIQLLASRQGQDIVVTIKDNGMGIEPKRLPEMFQLFTQGERSIARSEGGLGIGLTIVQKLTEMHGGKVEAHSEGPGLGSSFTVYLPAAVAQVSSDQNIGAGPADKGKSLRVLVVDDNVDSAVGLSKLLKRVGHEVSVAYDGPEALEKARGQVPQAVVLDIGLPSMDGYEVARLLRQEFAESQPLLIAVTGYGQEEDRQRAMEAGFDHHLVKPVDVTKLKSLLSEQRERVGDAEVK
- a CDS encoding ATPase domain-containing protein: MDTQPTVLHSDRCATGVEGLDVILKGGLPRNRLYLLKGDPGVGKTTLAMQFLLEGKKVGEKGLYITLSETRDEILVVADSHGWDLSGIQLYELSSIEEKIRNDSENTFFHPSEIELNRTISALIDEVIRIGPARVVFDSLSELRMLADTPLRYRRQILQLKQFFAGRECTVLLLDDRSSNSNDLQVESIAHGVLNLSSLSSGYGVSQRQLRVVKIRGSDFLEGTHDLNLKKGGMVIYPRLVTERLNYEFPRENFSSNIPELDSLLGGGLGRGTSTILMGPPGTGKSTLTLQFALTAAEQGKKVLVFVFDETVGTLMDRSAKLGMDLRPMVENGLIDIQCVDPAEISPGELAHRARVAVSKDGFNMIIIDSINGYLNAMPAERYLILQLHELLAYLNQQGVITIMVLAQQGLIGQMQSSVDLTYLADTVVLLRFYESRGEVKQAVSVIKKRSGDHERTIRGMTVTAAGIKVGEPLRELQGVLTGVPNFVIEK
- a CDS encoding outer membrane beta-barrel protein; the encoded protein is MKSALISLLVAAFIPAVADAQTPGAPAYPGYPSAGSGLYGNTGYTAMSPTLPPPTMSSPYSGPTMMEPAAPGYGYQQPATTNSWGGVQQSMNGSNMLNYRYLEAGYRYVDPKGGELNGSHGLGVTLSMDLPTIFFIKGGFNWSSGTGKKSVRGASEADYDLSVITIGGGAYLAITNNLHFVGEIGLVYANLSSSGTSISYTDGGIYIRPSLRYQLGQRLELQAGVTVSSANDYDSKIVDFGAYFRVFHQVDLNLGLDMGDESRTVRAGARMRW
- a CDS encoding M48 family metallopeptidase — protein: MSLSNPWFIAALVGVIGVFHLEFFATLLNLSRLGRAIPDSLVGVFSEETREKLVDYIRDSKRVSFTRDVTLLGVLVVFWWSGGFGWLQAWAEGQGRGPVVTGVFVIALVVLAQTWISLPFDAWDTFGVEARYGFNKTTPATFISDHFKSLALMAVIGLPVAGVIVWFFQTQAWPALYAWLFIAIFTLLMTWLAPRVIMPLFLKFQPMEAGELREAIFGLARKLDFPVNEVSVVDGSRRSTKGNAFFAGFGKTRRIALYDTLLKSHTTDEIVAILAHEIGHNKCRHVPVMLALSLAEMGLMLGLMGWALKSPQFFAAFGVHGTPVGMGLVLFGMIYKPLGVLTGLLGLAMSRKHEFEADAFAARAVGSHRPLTEGLKRLSRDHLAHPQPHPLTVWMHYSHPPLVERLRALESLPASS
- a CDS encoding acyl carrier protein; the protein is MADNIQEKVRDIIVEQLGVNPEQVTQEAKFIEDLGADSLDTVELVMAFEEEFGIDVPDEEAEKLQSVGDVVRYVEENAE
- a CDS encoding zinc metallopeptidase, which gives rise to MILLFLGTMALSLFASWKVRSAYNRYSQVRASSGYTGAEIAQRILDLNNIRDVTIHSTPGHLTDHYDPSNRRLVLSEENYHGTSVAALGVSAHECGHAIQHKQLYGPLQWRMAAVGITSIASQIVMWVPIIGMVFGFFPYNLVITVMAIGFGILMLFQLVTLPVEFDATARAKKVLAGTGAVAQGEEFRAMSKVLDAAALTYVAAFVSTLGYFLYYLLQMTGARSSDE